Genomic segment of Gossypium raimondii isolate GPD5lz unplaced genomic scaffold, ASM2569854v1 Contig00024, whole genome shotgun sequence:
ACTAAATTGCATACTTTTGATGGACTTGCAACTACTTCAAGTCAAGAACAACCATCTATATGCACAGCTGCTATACTTGTTGGTAGCTCAGGCAACGATTTAAGCATCTTGCAACCTGACAATTTAAGCAATTTGAGCCTGGAAAGTTGAGTAAGAGCCAAAGGAATGGTGATGAAATTCTTACCACTAAGATCAAAACGTATCAAAGAGGATATACCAGAAATATCACCATGAATATCTGCTTCACCAAGAGTGCACATGTTGCAATTTGACAATATAAGATTTCCGAGCTTCGAGAGTCGAGTAAGAGATGCAAGTATGCTGATGAAATTGTTACCACTAAGATCAAGAGGCCACAAAGAGGATAGACCATAAATATCACGTGGAAGATCTCCTTCACAAAGATTGCAGTCCCTTAGTTTTAGCTCTCTTAAAGAACTCAAACCTGACAACAAAGGCAACATCTGAGCCATGGGATTCGTCCTTCTTCCTTGGATTACCTTGAAAAGAGAAGGCAAATTTGGTAGTAACTTATATGATGGTCCCTTGCGCCCATTGAAAGAAAGaactttaagatttttaaattgaaaaataaaggatGGTGGTTCTGCTATGGCTGTTTCACTCAAGTCGAGCTCCAAAAACTTTGCTTGCTGCAAATTCTCCGATCAATTTTCCACTCTATAACAACCAGAAAGATCTAGAGTTTTTAGACGTTCCATTTTCCCATCAATCTCCGGAAACCTTACAAGACCTGAGCAACCCGAAAGAATTAATGTTTCTAGAGATTCCATTCCAATTTCAGTCGGAAGACTCTTGAGACTTTTACAAtctcttaaattcaaaagtttAAGGTTCCTAAGCACTCTAATTGATGGATGAACATCCACTAATTTGGTACAACCTTTCAAAAATCAGAAGTTCAAGATTTGATGTTTGTGTGTAGTCTAGTGAATTGATCAGGTTTGGacccattattattttatttttgaaatatgaatggctggattatattaataaaacaaattccaaATCATTTAGAGCCTAGACAAAACAGAAAATATGCAATAAACAAACGTTAAATAAAAGCAGGATAATCCAAACACCCAGGCAGACTTTCCTTTTCCCTAGACATCTGAGAAAGCGAAACCCTTCAGATGCCTTCTCTGTTTTGTTGATAACCACCAAAATGTCTGCTAGATCTTTCCGATGCAAGTGGAAGAAACTGTTGAGCATTGGTCTGCAATGCAACAAACTACCAGCATCGTGAGCAGCAGCAGCATGTCTGTTTGAAGATTGAACCAGAAGCaactttcttttgtttaaattttgtatttttttgataTTAACAAGTTGGCAAGTTGCTTGATATCTAAAACTAgtatttttagatttgaaattGATGGATGTAACAGTTGAATTTTTTCAGCTTttcttttgtaatattttagttggCAACTTACCAAATTTGGTAGGAGCAGTTACAGTTTAGGTAactaacttattattattatttttgtaatccctttatattttgaaatggaaatgaaagcTAGGACTTTCTCATTCGGTTACTCGCTGCTTCTCTTTGGATTTTCAGtttgttctttttgttttgttttgctgTTAATGAGCTTTAGTCTTGGCTGTTTGAATTTTGCTTAGTTGCTGCTGTCTTTTTCTCAGAGCCTCTTGTCTTTGAGGACCTCtgttgtttaagttttttttgtttcaaaataaactcaaaaatcGTGTTTGTCAAACCAGTTTCAGCAACATGAGCTTTGCACCTCCTCCACCACCAATTTTTGCTGGAGAAAACTACCACATTTGGGtagttaaaatgaaaacttacctcCAAGCACTTGATCTGTGGAGTGCAGTTGAAAATGATGTCGAGCCACCACCATTGAGAGCAAATCCAACCATTGCTCAGATCAGGCAACATGGTGAGGAGCGAGCCAAGAAGCATAAAGCCATGGCCTGCCTACAGAATGGAGTGTCT
This window contains:
- the LOC128036576 gene encoding disease resistance-like protein DSC1, with the protein product MVGFALNGGGSTSFSTALHRSSAWRHAAAAHDAGSLLHCRPMLNSFFHLHRKDLADILVVINKTEKASEGFRFLRCLGKRKQAKFLELDLSETAIAEPPSFIFQFKNLKVLSFNGRKGPSYKLLPNLPSLFKVIQGRRTNPMAQMLPLLSGLSSLRELKLRDCNLCEGDLPRDIYGLSSLWPLDLSGNNFISILASLTRLSKLGNLILSNCNMCTLGEADIHGDISGISSLIRFDLSGKNFITIPLALTQLSRLKLLKLSGCKMLKSLPELPTSIAAVHIDGCS